The following are encoded in a window of Deinococcus aerophilus genomic DNA:
- a CDS encoding cytochrome c oxidase assembly protein, producing the protein MTAPAPINLDPTLSDLLVPAPDVLFLIPTLLVLAVYVWRFAVSRRTPEGRERWPLWRAALFAAGMLLLLITTQSRAATLTGSSMALYMGRLMVLAEIVPPLLVLGIPRGIHMNPRGAVARVLGVLLDPWVALAVWAAVIIFWNVPAGFNASVVTNTAAALLPALYLLSSLLVWSVILRPLPGVQPAGIGSRGGFGLLAALPMMAVASVWLYAPRVLYTPYVNALCLWNLSPLQNQQLSGWIMMLAGLPALALAFIQLFQWLVELTGGNEAAR; encoded by the coding sequence GTGACTGCTCCTGCGCCGATCAACCTCGACCCCACGCTGAGCGATCTGCTGGTCCCGGCCCCGGATGTGCTGTTTCTGATTCCTACCCTGCTGGTGCTGGCCGTGTATGTCTGGCGTTTTGCCGTCTCCCGCCGTACCCCGGAGGGCCGGGAGCGCTGGCCGCTGTGGCGGGCCGCCCTGTTTGCCGCCGGCATGCTGCTGCTGCTCATCACCACCCAGAGCCGCGCCGCCACGCTGACCGGCAGCAGCATGGCGCTGTACATGGGCCGCCTGATGGTGCTCGCCGAGATCGTGCCGCCGCTGCTGGTGCTGGGCATCCCGCGCGGCATCCACATGAATCCGCGCGGCGCCGTGGCGCGGGTGCTGGGGGTACTGCTCGACCCGTGGGTGGCGCTGGCCGTGTGGGCCGCCGTGATCATCTTCTGGAATGTGCCCGCCGGCTTCAACGCCAGCGTGGTGACGAACACCGCCGCCGCGCTGCTGCCCGCGCTGTACCTGCTGAGCAGCCTGCTCGTCTGGAGTGTGATCCTGCGGCCCCTGCCGGGCGTGCAACCCGCCGGAATAGGGTCACGTGGGGGCTTTGGTCTGCTCGCCGCGCTGCCCATGATGGCCGTCGCCTCGGTGTGGCTGTACGCGCCGCGGGTGCTGTACACGCCCTACGTGAACGCGCTGTGTCTGTGGAACCTCTCGCCGCTGCAAAACCAGCAGCTGTCGGGCTGGATCATGATGCTGGCCGGACTTCCGGCACTGGCCCTGGCGTTTATCCAGCTGTTTCAGTGGCTGGTGGAGCTCACGGGCGGCAACGAGGCGGCGCGCTAA
- a CDS encoding FUN14 domain-containing protein, translating into MTTSPPPPDPGGLSAGLQAMLPDLSVGAVLGFATGVALRAVGRIVLIVMGLLFIALQLLAYFDVVSINWLHLQALAEPLLRQGSENGAAWLGRILVANLPFAGAFTAGLLLGLRMRV; encoded by the coding sequence ATGACGACCTCTCCCCCACCCCCCGACCCCGGCGGCCTGTCCGCTGGCCTGCAGGCGATGCTGCCCGACCTGAGCGTGGGGGCCGTCCTCGGCTTCGCCACCGGCGTGGCGCTGCGGGCTGTGGGGCGCATCGTCCTGATTGTGATGGGCCTGCTGTTCATCGCGCTGCAATTGCTCGCGTATTTCGATGTGGTCAGCATCAACTGGCTGCACCTGCAGGCACTGGCCGAACCGCTGCTGCGCCAGGGCAGCGAGAACGGCGCGGCGTGGCTGGGCCGCATTCTGGTCGCCAATCTGCCCTTCGCCGGAGCCTTCACGGCGGGGCTGCTGCTCGGGCTGCGGATGCGCGTTTAA
- a CDS encoding RNA polymerase sigma factor: protein MAGEEAAWYAFVQEYEGRMYGYLYRLEGNSEDALDLTQEVFYRAWRSIRTFRPGERVLPWLYQVARNTQIESHRRKQLQRFSLEQAREDVGFEVASEARSPVGAAESADAQDRVQRALLRLPAEYREAVVLRFVEDLPYDDIARIQGVAVGTAKSRVFRAKEQLAELLADVADVN, encoded by the coding sequence ATGGCCGGGGAGGAGGCCGCGTGGTACGCATTCGTGCAGGAGTACGAGGGCCGCATGTACGGCTACCTGTACCGGCTGGAGGGCAACAGCGAGGACGCGCTGGACCTGACCCAGGAGGTCTTTTACCGGGCGTGGCGCAGCATCCGCACCTTCCGGCCCGGCGAGCGGGTGTTGCCGTGGCTGTATCAGGTGGCGCGCAACACCCAGATCGAGTCGCACCGCCGCAAGCAGTTGCAGCGCTTCAGCCTGGAGCAGGCGCGCGAGGACGTGGGCTTCGAGGTCGCCTCTGAAGCCCGCTCGCCGGTGGGGGCCGCCGAGAGCGCCGACGCGCAGGACCGCGTGCAGCGCGCCCTGCTGCGCCTGCCCGCGGAATACCGCGAGGCGGTCGTGCTGCGCTTTGTAGAGGACCTGCCCTACGACGACATCGCCCGCATTCAGGGCGTGGCGGTCGGCACGGCCAAGAGCCGGGTGTTCCGCGCCAAGGAGCAGCTCGCCGAACTGCTCGCGGACGTGGCCGACGTGAACTGA
- a CDS encoding copper chaperone PCu(A)C, translating into MPHFRISRQVLAATLGAVAIGLSALALSPAPSHSTPAGHSPTAGAHAPAQHTAPGTLPLQAQGATVVAVPPVIKETSVFATLINTGQTPIVLKGASAEVAAHGMLMVTASQSGMVGMSMTPTLTVPAGGRLVLSATGSHLMLMGLKRPLKVGETLRLTLSAADGRTFSLNATVRKP; encoded by the coding sequence ATGCCCCACTTCAGAATCTCCCGGCAGGTGCTCGCGGCCACCCTGGGTGCCGTGGCCATCGGCCTGAGTGCCCTGGCCCTTTCTCCCGCACCGTCCCACTCCACTCCGGCGGGGCACAGTCCGACCGCAGGGGCCCATGCTCCGGCCCAGCACACCGCCCCGGGAACGTTGCCGCTCCAGGCACAGGGGGCCACGGTGGTCGCCGTACCTCCGGTGATCAAGGAAACCAGCGTGTTCGCCACGCTGATCAATACGGGCCAGACTCCCATTGTTCTGAAGGGCGCATCTGCCGAAGTGGCGGCCCACGGCATGCTGATGGTCACGGCGTCCCAGTCGGGCATGGTGGGCATGAGCATGACCCCAACCCTGACCGTGCCCGCCGGGGGCCGGCTGGTCCTGAGTGCCACGGGCAGCCACCTGATGCTGATGGGGCTCAAGCGGCCCCTGAAGGTCGGGGAAACCCTGAGGCTGACCCTGAGCGCCGCCGATGGCCGGACCTTCTCACTGAACGCCACCGTCAGGAAGCCCTGA
- a CDS encoding SCO family protein: protein MTEMPSTAGVASEGRSATRPWYVSALLAVAAVALLLGGAWGFARLKSPYPFYGTAYGPDVSAARFSGTDQNGRPFAFVPEQQAGVTALFFGFTHCPNICPLTLAYLDKVRAALPAAERERFRTVLVSVDPARDTPERLKAYVEYFGQATGVHIPEPALSQVARDYGVGYQQVDVKGADYQINHTTATYLIDSAGKLRVLWDYSQLPQVERVVADVRYVLESSGEQAQGAVQ from the coding sequence ATGACCGAGATGCCTTCCACCGCCGGGGTCGCATCTGAGGGTCGCAGCGCCACGCGCCCGTGGTATGTCTCGGCGCTGCTCGCCGTGGCCGCCGTCGCCCTGCTGCTCGGCGGGGCCTGGGGCTTTGCACGCCTGAAAAGCCCGTATCCCTTTTACGGCACTGCCTACGGCCCGGACGTATCGGCGGCCCGCTTCAGCGGCACCGACCAGAACGGGCGGCCCTTCGCGTTCGTCCCGGAGCAGCAGGCGGGGGTCACGGCGCTGTTTTTCGGCTTCACGCACTGTCCCAACATCTGCCCGCTCACACTGGCGTATCTCGACAAGGTCCGGGCCGCCCTGCCCGCGGCGGAGCGCGAACGTTTCCGCACCGTGCTCGTCAGCGTGGACCCGGCCCGCGATACCCCCGAACGCCTCAAGGCCTACGTGGAGTATTTCGGTCAGGCAACCGGCGTGCATATCCCCGAGCCCGCCCTGAGTCAGGTGGCCCGCGACTACGGCGTCGGGTATCAGCAGGTGGACGTGAAGGGCGCGGACTATCAGATCAACCACACCACCGCCACCTACCTGATTGACTCGGCGGGCAAGCTGCGGGTGCTGTGGGACTACTCGCAGTTGCCGCAGGTGGAGCGCGTGGTGGCCGATGTGCGGTATGTGCTGGAGTCTTCTGGGGAACAGGCACAGGGAGCGGTCCAGTGA
- a CDS encoding LacI family DNA-binding transcriptional regulator yields the protein MRTPTIQDVARQAGVGVGTVSRVLNNHAAVKSATREAVLKAIADLDYTPNPHARRIAGGKSYTISVLLPVLTTEFYTRLLDGLETAFQEARYDVAIFPLLDRSRLERYLASHTLAYQADGLVMATYNLTEVFHERRLRTQQPTVLVDAFAENVDCSFMDNVTGGRLAGEYAAALPGALYAIWVETELDQLFTTRVFEDRRSGFLGALAAAGRGVEAEYTSSFDTLAARNTAATLLDRVQAAPGGLPCTVFASADLLAGALLDEVRVRGLTAGRDVRIIGFDDQPWAAARGLTTLHQPVEGMGYEAAGLLLSRLSGYPGPPRARRFEPRLIIRDTA from the coding sequence ATGCGTACCCCCACCATTCAGGATGTTGCCCGGCAGGCCGGCGTGGGTGTTGGCACCGTTTCACGGGTGCTGAACAACCACGCGGCGGTCAAGAGCGCGACCCGGGAAGCGGTCCTCAAGGCCATCGCCGATCTCGACTACACCCCCAACCCACACGCCCGGCGCATCGCGGGGGGCAAGAGCTACACCATCAGCGTGCTGCTGCCGGTGCTGACCACCGAGTTCTATACGCGGCTGCTCGACGGCTTGGAAACAGCCTTTCAGGAAGCGCGTTACGACGTGGCGATCTTTCCGCTGCTCGACCGTTCGCGGCTGGAACGCTACCTGGCCTCGCATACCCTGGCGTATCAGGCCGACGGACTGGTGATGGCGACCTACAACCTGACCGAGGTGTTCCACGAACGCCGCCTGCGCACCCAGCAGCCCACCGTCCTGGTGGACGCCTTCGCAGAAAACGTGGACTGTTCCTTCATGGACAACGTGACCGGAGGACGGCTGGCCGGGGAGTACGCCGCCGCCCTGCCCGGGGCGCTGTACGCCATCTGGGTCGAGACCGAGCTGGATCAGCTGTTCACCACCCGCGTCTTCGAGGACCGCCGCAGCGGGTTTCTGGGAGCGCTGGCGGCGGCCGGGCGCGGGGTGGAGGCCGAGTACACCTCCAGCTTCGACACGCTCGCAGCGCGCAACACCGCCGCTACCCTGCTGGACCGGGTGCAGGCCGCGCCGGGTGGCCTGCCCTGCACCGTGTTCGCCTCCGCCGATCTGCTGGCCGGGGCACTCCTTGACGAGGTGCGGGTGCGCGGCCTGACGGCCGGGCGTGACGTGCGGATCATCGGCTTTGACGATCAGCCGTGGGCCGCCGCACGGGGCCTGACCACCCTGCACCAGCCGGTCGAGGGCATGGGTTACGAGGCTGCGGGGCTGCTGCTCTCGCGCCTGAGTGGATACCCCGGGCCGCCCCGCGCCCGCCGCTTCGAGCCGCGCCTGATCATCCGCGACACGGCGTGA